CCGGACACACGCCGACAAACGACTCGCCCACAGCAAGATGATTGAGATATTAAAAAATCCTTTTTACTACGGCGAAATGCGTTGGCGAGGATTAGTTAACATCGGAAAACACAAACCGCTGATAGATAAAGATTTATGGGAACGAGTCCAACTGGTTATGGCCGAACACAATAGATATGCTTGCCGACGGCAAAAATTCAACTTCATTCTGCGAGGCCTGACCTTTTGTGCCAACTGCGGACAAAGATACACCGCCGAACATCACCCTAAGAAAAATAAATCTTATTATCACTGCAACCGGTCCGGCGATCAGATTAAATGCCAAGATAAGTATGTGGAAGTTTGGGATATAGAACAGCAAGTTGCTAACCTGTTCAAATACATAGAATTTACTCCCAATTTTACCGACAGGCTGGTGACCAAGATTGAAAAGATTTACAGCAGTCGCAAAGAAGTGATCAACAAAGATAAGCGAGCTCTGAATACTCAAAAAATGATGTTTGAAAAGAAACGGGATACAGCCGAGGAAAAACTATTTGCCGGACTTATTACCGATGACGACTTCACCAGAATAAAAATAAAAATCAAAGAACAGCTTGAGCTGTTGCAAGACGAACTGTACGTCCAAGATAAAAAACTCAATATGAGAATCGATGAACTGCAAGACATGCTCTTATTCGTCCGCAACGCTTACGAAGCCTATACTAAATCGCCGGATGAAATGAAACGATTGTTCCTCGGCCTTTACTGGGAGAGGTTTGAGGTGGCTGACAAAAAAATCCAAACCGTAATACCGTCACCGATCATCAGAGGTCTGATGCAAGCCGAGGATTTGGTCTTTACCAAGAAATACAAAGAAATTACCGGTCCGAGAATAATAACCGACTTGGCCGTAGAATTTACTCCATTCATAGCTGGCAAATCAAAATCCAAGATTGCCCCTAAAACGCAAAAATCCCGACAAATTGCCGAGATTCCTGCAATGATATCCAATCAACCGAACTCGGTTATATTAGATACCGTTTGGGGTGCTTATCGGGAATCGAACCCGAATTAAAGGCTCCACAAGCCTCTGTGTTAACCGTTACACCATAAGCACCATATTTTATTGTTACCGCCTATTTATATGTCGGCGGTTCCTCTGTTATACCAGATTTGTGGTTAGAAAGTCGAGCCATCGCGTACAAAAGACTTGAGAGGCGATTGAGAAATGATTTGGTGTGCTCTCCCACAGTTACCCTTCCTTCTTCTGAAACACCGACCACTCTCCTCTCCGCGCGACGTGCCAACGTCCGCGCAAAATCAAGTTGGGCCGCCAAGAGGGTTCCGCCCGAAACAAAAAAAGTTTTGATCGGCGGTAATTCTTTTTCAATGGATGCGATGATTTCCTCAACCTCTTTCACTTTTTTCTCTTCAATCGTTTTTGGCGCACCCGCAACTTCCGCCTGCACAATAAAAAGATTTTGCTGAACCCAATCAAGTATCGTTTCATATCCCCTGTCTCCGACCGTCATCTCTTTTGTTTTAACATTCATCTTGCACACCCCGAGAAACGAATTACACTCATCAAGCGTTCCGAGCGCTTCCGCGACCGCAGAACTTTTTGACATACGCTGATTACAGCCAAATGTTCCCGTGTCTCCTTTATCTCCCTTGCGCGTGTAGAGCATGAACACCATTTTAGCATTCAATGGTATAATTGACAAATACTAAAATTTGTGATAGTCTAAAAAAGTAACAGTTCTTTATAACTGAACAGTTGTTTAAATCACATAACGGAGGTGGACCATGTCCGCGTTTTTCCATAGATTAACGCGCGAACATGCACCATCATGTCGCGCGCCAGAAGAAAGTTGCCATTGCACCCCACAAGAGCGCAGTAAACAAGAGGAGCGTCCATATTGGGTAACAAGTTTCTTGGCTATTATTGCAGGAGTTATTGGTGCGGCAGTAGGATACAATTTCAGTATGGCCGCCCTAAGCGATTCCCTTCACGCATTTTCAGATGGATTTGCAGACATGTGGGGAGTACGCGTTGTTCGCAAGATAGGAAAAGATCCTGCTCGAGAGCATGAACTTCGGCGCAAGGGAACTCGTGTTATCGCTTTTATACTTGTTGTTGCCGCACTACTTGTCTTACATGAAGGATGGGATCGATTTAATGGGGATGGTTATACTGTTTCCCCTATTTGGATTCTCCTTGTGGGACTTGCTACTAGTGTGATTGATCTTGTGAGGGTCTGGATTTTGTCTCTCGCACAATCACATAAACCCAATGAGATGCGTGGTGCACTCATTGAGCATGCGGTGATGGACCTACGGCGCAGTGAGTTGCTTGTTGTAATGGGATTTCTCATGTCTGTTGCGCAACTTGTCGTACCAATGGTTGCAGTACTGTTTCTGGTGGAGATTGTGCAAGTGGATGTCTGGCTCCGTGGAATTGATTTACTTATTTCCATGGGACTTACTGTCTATATGTTCAAAATCGCTCACATGTTGTGGTTGGGTAAACATTCCCATGTACATCGTGAAATGCGCTTTGAAAAATGGCTCATTCAAAATATGTTGGGCATCAGGATACATCTTCATCACCATCACTGATTTTGCAACTGCTCCGGGCGGAGTCTCAGGGGGTACTCTTCTCAAAAGAGATTCATAAGAAGAGTATGAAAGTAGAACGGGCACCGATTTTTGGTGCCCGTTTTTTTATTGGATCTAATTGGTTCCCCACGAAATCTGCTATAATTAAAATGTGAAAAAATTATTTAAGTGGCTCCTGTATCTTTTTCTTATTTTTATAGCGAGTGTTGCACTTTCACTGTTTGTTGTACATATCGCCATTACACCATCAAATGATCGGGAATGGGCTATTGATCAGTCGATACTTCCCTATGCTGACATCAGTGATACTTTAATAACAATACATAACGTTCGAAATTTTACCTACACATCTACTCAAGATTATGTTCCGGGATATTACGATAAAACATTTGACTTAAATAAAATTAAAAATGTATATTATGTCGTCGAACCATTTTCTGGAATTCCCGGATCAGCTCATACGTTCTTAAGTTTTGAATTTGAAGACGATCAGTTTGTTGCAATTTCAATAGAAATACGAAAAGAAAAAGGTGAGTCCTTTCACCCCGTCAAAGGACTTTTCAATCAATACGAACTCATGTACGTGATTGCTGATGAGCGTGATGTTATCAAACTGCGCACTAATTATCGAAAAGATTTAGTGTATGTATACCCGGCAAAAACTACAAAGGAAAAAATGCGGAAATTATTCTTGGATATGGTTCTGCGTGCAAATTATCTCAAAGATAATCCGGAATTTTATAACACAGTCACCAATACCTGTACCACGGGCATCGTACGGCACGTAAACACCATTACTCCGAATAGAATTCCCTTTTTAAACTGGCGCATCTTGTTCCCCGAGAGTTCGGATAAACTTGCATACAAACTTGGCCTCATTGATACCGACCTGTCTTTTGAGGAAGCGCGGGGACG
The sequence above is drawn from the bacterium genome and encodes:
- a CDS encoding cob(I)yrinic acid a,c-diamide adenosyltransferase; this translates as MLYTRKGDKGDTGTFGCNQRMSKSSAVAEALGTLDECNSFLGVCKMNVKTKEMTVGDRGYETILDWVQQNLFIVQAEVAGAPKTIEEKKVKEVEEIIASIEKELPPIKTFFVSGGTLLAAQLDFARTLARRAERRVVGVSEEGRVTVGEHTKSFLNRLSSLLYAMARLSNHKSGITEEPPTYK
- a CDS encoding DUF4105 domain-containing protein, which produces MKKLFKWLLYLFLIFIASVALSLFVVHIAITPSNDREWAIDQSILPYADISDTLITIHNVRNFTYTSTQDYVPGYYDKTFDLNKIKNVYYVVEPFSGIPGSAHTFLSFEFEDDQFVAISIEIRKEKGESFHPVKGLFNQYELMYVIADERDVIKLRTNYRKDLVYVYPAKTTKEKMRKLFLDMVLRANYLKDNPEFYNTVTNTCTTGIVRHVNTITPNRIPFLNWRILFPESSDKLAYKLGLIDTDLSFEEARGRYFINDRAQKYADDESFSIKIRQAD
- a CDS encoding cation transporter — its product is MSAFFHRLTREHAPSCRAPEESCHCTPQERSKQEERPYWVTSFLAIIAGVIGAAVGYNFSMAALSDSLHAFSDGFADMWGVRVVRKIGKDPAREHELRRKGTRVIAFILVVAALLVLHEGWDRFNGDGYTVSPIWILLVGLATSVIDLVRVWILSLAQSHKPNEMRGALIEHAVMDLRRSELLVVMGFLMSVAQLVVPMVAVLFLVEIVQVDVWLRGIDLLISMGLTVYMFKIAHMLWLGKHSHVHREMRFEKWLIQNMLGIRIHLHHHH
- a CDS encoding recombinase zinc beta ribbon domain-containing protein, encoding RTHADKRLAHSKMIEILKNPFYYGEMRWRGLVNIGKHKPLIDKDLWERVQLVMAEHNRYACRRQKFNFILRGLTFCANCGQRYTAEHHPKKNKSYYHCNRSGDQIKCQDKYVEVWDIEQQVANLFKYIEFTPNFTDRLVTKIEKIYSSRKEVINKDKRALNTQKMMFEKKRDTAEEKLFAGLITDDDFTRIKIKIKEQLELLQDELYVQDKKLNMRIDELQDMLLFVRNAYEAYTKSPDEMKRLFLGLYWERFEVADKKIQTVIPSPIIRGLMQAEDLVFTKKYKEITGPRIITDLAVEFTPFIAGKSKSKIAPKTQKSRQIAEIPAMISNQPNSVILDTVWGAYRESNPN